From a region of the Aeoliella mucimassa genome:
- the accC gene encoding acetyl-CoA carboxylase biotin carboxylase subunit: MYQRILVANRGEIALRIIRACRELGIETVAVYSAGDEGAHYLDLADEAFCIGPAKSADSYLKIASVISAAEVGNVQAIHPGYGFLAENAHFNEVCRSCNIDFIGPMPEAMSQLGDKNAARDLARRANVPVVPGSEGVIQSEDEAMRFAHEVGFPVLIKAVAGGGGRGMRVAANDLSLKSALQQAQAEAQAAFGNGDVYLEKYIGQPRHVEVQVIADNHGNVAHLWERDCSVQRRHQKLIEESPSTSISNETREEMCEAARRLIATANYTNAATVEFIVDGEGNYYFIEVNARIQVEHPVTELVTGIDLIKTQILVASGEPLPFTQDDVVQRGASIECRINAEDPDRNFQPSPGKIERLIAPGGFGVRWDSHAHSGYTVPPHYDSMIGKLLVHQPTRQEAIACMKRALSELRVDGIKTTAKLHHEILSHTAFVEGRIDTTFVERTFTNL, translated from the coding sequence ATGTATCAACGTATTCTTGTTGCCAACCGAGGTGAAATCGCACTGCGGATTATCCGTGCGTGTCGAGAACTGGGCATCGAAACCGTTGCTGTTTACAGCGCGGGCGACGAAGGGGCTCACTACCTGGACTTGGCGGACGAAGCTTTTTGCATTGGCCCTGCGAAGTCGGCCGATAGCTACCTTAAGATCGCCAGCGTCATCAGTGCAGCCGAGGTCGGCAACGTACAAGCGATTCACCCCGGCTACGGATTCTTGGCCGAGAACGCTCACTTCAACGAAGTGTGTCGCAGCTGCAATATCGACTTCATCGGTCCGATGCCCGAAGCAATGTCGCAACTCGGCGATAAGAACGCCGCCCGCGATTTGGCCCGCCGAGCCAATGTACCGGTCGTGCCTGGTAGCGAAGGGGTGATCCAAAGTGAAGATGAAGCCATGCGATTCGCGCACGAGGTTGGCTTCCCCGTGCTGATCAAAGCAGTCGCAGGCGGTGGAGGTCGCGGCATGCGAGTCGCCGCGAACGATCTGTCTCTCAAATCGGCCCTGCAGCAAGCTCAGGCCGAAGCCCAAGCCGCGTTCGGCAACGGCGATGTCTATCTCGAAAAATACATCGGCCAACCACGCCATGTGGAAGTGCAGGTGATCGCCGACAACCACGGCAACGTCGCGCATCTGTGGGAACGCGACTGCTCGGTTCAACGTCGCCATCAGAAGCTGATCGAAGAGAGCCCGAGCACAAGCATCTCGAACGAGACGCGTGAAGAGATGTGCGAAGCCGCACGGCGATTGATCGCAACTGCCAACTACACTAACGCAGCGACGGTCGAGTTCATCGTCGATGGCGAAGGCAACTATTACTTCATCGAAGTAAACGCCCGCATTCAAGTGGAACACCCAGTTACCGAACTGGTCACAGGCATCGACTTGATTAAAACGCAAATTCTCGTTGCGTCGGGCGAGCCGCTGCCATTTACGCAAGACGACGTAGTGCAGCGCGGCGCTTCGATCGAATGCCGCATCAACGCGGAAGATCCCGATCGCAATTTCCAGCCATCGCCTGGCAAGATCGAACGCCTGATCGCTCCTGGTGGATTTGGAGTCCGCTGGGACTCGCATGCGCACAGTGGCTACACGGTGCCGCCACATTATGACTCGATGATCGGAAAACTGCTGGTCCACCAACCGACCCGTCAGGAGGCCATTGCATGTATGAAGCGTGCTTTGTCCGAATTGCGTGTCGATGGCATTAAGACCACAGCCAAGCTGCACCATGAGATTTTAAGCCACACGGCTTTTGTTGAAGGTCGCATCGACACGACGTTCGTCGAACGCACCTTCACGAATCTTTAA
- the accB gene encoding acetyl-CoA carboxylase biotin carboxyl carrier protein, whose amino-acid sequence MGKEGSGNHANSDVFDVRRVRRLVELMNEHDLSEIDLRQADQRICLRKGGDTIVSAMPAPQMMAAPAAAAPAAPADAPAAAPAAAEITGKVIKSPIVGTFYASPSPDAAPFVKVGDQIGPDTTVCIVEAMKVFNEVPAECAGKITAVLVESGDAVEYGQPLFKVE is encoded by the coding sequence ATGGGAAAAGAAGGTTCTGGTAATCACGCCAACAGCGACGTTTTCGACGTCCGCCGAGTTCGTCGCCTCGTGGAATTGATGAATGAACACGATCTGTCGGAGATCGATCTCCGACAGGCCGATCAGCGGATTTGCCTGCGTAAGGGTGGTGACACCATCGTGAGCGCGATGCCGGCTCCGCAGATGATGGCCGCACCTGCTGCCGCGGCCCCGGCCGCGCCGGCCGACGCCCCTGCGGCTGCTCCCGCAGCAGCAGAGATCACTGGCAAAGTGATCAAGAGCCCCATCGTCGGTACGTTCTACGCCTCGCCGAGTCCCGATGCCGCACCATTCGTGAAGGTGGGCGACCAGATTGGTCCCGACACCACCGTGTGCATAGTGGAAGCCATGAAGGTATTCAACGAAGTTCCCGCCGAATGTGCTGGCAAGATCACCGCTGTGCTCGTTGAATCGGGCGACGCGGTGGAATACGGCCAGCCATTGTTCAAGGTCGAGTAG
- a CDS encoding M24 family metallopeptidase, which translates to MSNSAPRLKKLRKLLRKAGTDALLVTNHYNATYLSGFTGEDSYLLVTQDDETLITDQRFTLHLADECPDLPLVIRGPGQQMLPTVGELIVEKGIERLGIEGASMTIATQQAVAEHVPDVSFVVTNGLVEELRTVKDKSEIDATRLACQQAAKAFMAARALIRQESTEKEIAAELEYQARRFGAKGLSFPVIVAVGQRAALPHAQPTDKRVSESDFTLIDWGANSGLYLSDLTRMVVTGRLSPKFKKVYQVVLEAQLKAIEAIKPGASCAEIDKVARDHIDAAGYGKYFGHGLGHGTGLEIHEAPRLGSNQGEVLLEPGMIVTVEPGIYLPEWGGIRIEDDVLVTKAGHEVLTDVPKQLEDCCLS; encoded by the coding sequence ATGTCCAACAGCGCTCCACGTCTTAAAAAACTGCGAAAACTGCTCCGCAAGGCTGGCACGGACGCACTGCTGGTCACCAATCATTATAACGCGACCTATTTGTCGGGTTTCACCGGTGAAGATAGCTACCTGCTGGTCACGCAAGACGACGAAACCCTGATTACCGACCAGCGGTTCACGCTGCATTTGGCCGATGAATGCCCGGACCTTCCATTGGTCATCCGCGGCCCCGGGCAACAGATGCTGCCAACCGTAGGCGAACTGATTGTCGAGAAAGGCATCGAGCGGCTGGGAATCGAAGGGGCGTCGATGACCATTGCAACCCAACAGGCGGTTGCAGAGCATGTACCCGACGTCAGTTTTGTGGTGACAAACGGGCTGGTGGAAGAATTGCGGACGGTCAAAGACAAGAGCGAAATCGACGCCACACGCCTGGCGTGCCAGCAGGCAGCCAAGGCCTTTATGGCCGCCCGCGCGCTGATTCGCCAGGAGTCGACCGAAAAAGAGATTGCCGCCGAACTGGAATACCAGGCCCGCCGATTTGGGGCCAAAGGGCTTAGTTTCCCCGTGATCGTGGCCGTGGGGCAGCGAGCCGCATTGCCACATGCTCAACCGACCGACAAGCGGGTGAGTGAGAGCGATTTCACCTTGATTGACTGGGGAGCCAACTCGGGGCTGTACCTCAGCGACTTGACGCGTATGGTGGTCACCGGTAGACTCTCGCCCAAATTCAAAAAAGTGTACCAAGTGGTTTTGGAAGCACAACTTAAGGCGATCGAAGCCATCAAGCCGGGTGCCTCTTGTGCAGAGATCGACAAGGTCGCCCGCGACCATATTGATGCCGCTGGATACGGCAAGTACTTTGGGCACGGACTCGGCCACGGAACCGGCTTGGAGATTCACGAAGCCCCTCGCCTGGGAAGTAACCAGGGCGAAGTGCTGCTGGAACCAGGCATGATCGTGACCGTCGAGCCAGGTATCTACCTCCCTGAGTGGGGTGGTATTCGAATTGAAGACGATGTGCTGGTCACCAAGGCCGGCCATGAAGTATTGACTGATGTTCCCAAGCAGCTCGAAGACTGCTGCTTGAGTTAA
- a CDS encoding 6-pyruvoyl trahydropterin synthase family protein, translating to MFQVTREIDFCYGHRLLNYDGKCKHLHGHNGKAIITIEAPTLDDRGMVLDFSDIKQVVATWIDENLDHRMILCKDDPVVPVLQEMGEPLYLIDENPTAENIAKVIYEKTAEAGFPILEARLWETPKCFASYRA from the coding sequence ATGTTCCAAGTGACACGAGAAATCGACTTCTGCTACGGCCACCGCCTGTTGAATTACGACGGAAAATGCAAGCATTTGCACGGCCATAATGGCAAAGCGATTATTACGATCGAAGCTCCGACTCTGGATGATCGGGGCATGGTGCTCGATTTTTCCGACATCAAGCAGGTGGTGGCGACCTGGATCGATGAGAATCTGGATCACCGCATGATCCTGTGCAAAGACGATCCGGTGGTTCCGGTGCTGCAAGAGATGGGCGAGCCGCTCTACCTGATCGACGAAAACCCCACCGCAGAAAATATTGCCAAAGTCATCTACGAGAAGACCGCCGAGGCTGGATTCCCTATTTTAGAGGCACGGCTGTGGGAAACCCCAAAGTGTTTTGCCTCGTACCGTGCGTAA
- a CDS encoding MotA/TolQ/ExbB proton channel family protein: protein MGFYALLQQNWINSDLLDRYLASHWIEVATMSLACIAFAALAIRVLGLVPEAVVMERDLLEKPVAGGQPTSEAPRLLKKLDQVPYTYQNTYLIRRLRAAIDYVHRKDSAETLERQLHHLEEVDLDRMSSGYSLVRVILWAVPSFGFLGTVLGIGAAIGHLSFDGDNIVKSLEQVIPPLTSAFDTTALSLALSLPLMFCKFLVERYESKLLEQVDQRTEEEMVGRFFEYGSASDPQVAAVRRMAEQVIRTVESMTVRQAQVLQETVEKSQRHWADITAATGQLLNESLETTLHDSLERHAQAITSSSAQQSQALEKLLRTQLAAMDSSTEKNIALLNDGVSRNVNAIENGVVNRLGMLDDVFAQQVESLQLLIAEQVKTLQDIVTQQVDVLGLSVQSQAESVQQNTTELIGRLRDGLERMAELLVEALQKHGETLTHSEQSLAQENRQHLAEVEAALGEAMVLSADRQEKLVKQSENMLREMQQALVSAAGATVEQQEQLVRQGDILLKVVDATGQVKQLEETLNQNLSTLGRTHNFEETLLSLSAAIQLLSAKMGREGGTVHHVDFDSPRTGSTSNNAA from the coding sequence ATGGGCTTCTACGCTCTGCTGCAACAAAACTGGATTAATAGCGACCTGTTGGATCGCTATCTCGCGAGCCACTGGATCGAAGTGGCGACCATGTCGCTGGCCTGTATCGCCTTTGCTGCGCTCGCAATTCGGGTGCTGGGGCTCGTGCCGGAAGCGGTGGTCATGGAACGCGATCTGCTCGAGAAACCGGTCGCCGGAGGCCAGCCAACGAGCGAGGCCCCACGATTGCTCAAGAAGCTCGATCAGGTTCCCTACACCTACCAAAACACGTATCTGATCCGACGCTTGCGTGCCGCGATCGACTACGTTCATCGCAAAGACTCAGCAGAGACCCTGGAGCGCCAACTGCATCACTTGGAAGAAGTCGACCTCGACCGGATGTCGAGTGGTTATTCCCTGGTGCGGGTCATTCTGTGGGCGGTTCCCAGCTTTGGTTTTCTTGGCACCGTGCTCGGTATCGGTGCTGCGATTGGCCATCTCTCGTTCGATGGCGACAACATCGTGAAGTCGCTAGAGCAAGTGATTCCGCCGCTCACTTCGGCCTTTGATACCACCGCATTGTCGCTGGCTTTGTCGCTTCCTCTGATGTTCTGCAAGTTTCTGGTGGAGCGTTACGAATCGAAGCTCTTGGAGCAAGTGGATCAACGTACGGAAGAAGAAATGGTAGGCCGTTTCTTTGAGTACGGTTCGGCGAGCGATCCTCAGGTGGCCGCGGTTCGTCGGATGGCTGAGCAGGTGATTCGCACGGTGGAATCGATGACCGTACGCCAGGCGCAGGTGCTGCAGGAGACGGTTGAGAAGAGCCAACGCCACTGGGCTGATATTACTGCTGCAACGGGACAATTGCTGAACGAGTCGTTGGAAACCACGCTTCACGACAGCTTGGAACGTCACGCTCAGGCGATTACCAGTTCTTCCGCGCAACAGTCGCAAGCCCTGGAAAAATTGCTTCGCACCCAGTTGGCGGCGATGGATTCGTCGACGGAGAAGAACATTGCCCTGCTGAACGACGGTGTTAGCCGCAATGTGAACGCCATTGAGAATGGTGTGGTGAATCGACTGGGAATGCTCGACGACGTATTCGCCCAGCAGGTCGAGTCGCTGCAGTTGCTCATTGCCGAGCAGGTCAAGACGCTGCAAGACATCGTGACTCAGCAAGTCGATGTGTTGGGGCTGTCGGTGCAGTCGCAAGCCGAATCGGTGCAGCAGAATACCACGGAACTGATCGGTCGCCTGCGAGATGGCTTGGAACGCATGGCTGAACTGCTGGTGGAAGCCCTGCAGAAGCATGGTGAAACATTGACCCATAGCGAACAGTCCTTGGCGCAAGAGAATCGCCAGCATCTGGCAGAAGTCGAAGCCGCCCTTGGCGAAGCCATGGTGCTTTCGGCCGACCGTCAGGAGAAGCTGGTCAAGCAAAGCGAAAATATGCTTCGCGAAATGCAGCAGGCCCTGGTCAGTGCGGCGGGTGCTACGGTGGAACAGCAAGAGCAGCTGGTGCGTCAGGGCGATATTCTGCTGAAAGTGGTAGACGCCACCGGGCAGGTAAAGCAACTGGAAGAAACGCTCAACCAGAATCTTTCCACGTTAGGACGTACGCACAACTTCGAAGAGACCCTTTTGAGCCTTTCGGCCGCTATTCAGCTGCTGAGTGCCAAGATGGGCCGCGAAGGGGGAACTGTGCATCATGTAGACTTCGATTCGCCCCGCACTGGCAGCACTAGCAATAACGCCGCATGA
- a CDS encoding RrF2 family transcriptional regulator: MRVSRSMAYAIQALVQLATADSKLPIPCNLLARQGQMPERFLLQILRALVKNDLLKSIRGVDGGYILAKSADEITLLDVYEAFDRPIIPSIPPLPSLSDHARSKMSQRMNSVAGIVQRELSQTTIADLLEPKTEDSDQECLNQEAPTANPSVTGPPSCDH; this comes from the coding sequence ATGAGAGTTTCGAGATCCATGGCTTACGCCATTCAAGCGCTCGTACAGTTGGCTACAGCCGACTCGAAGTTACCGATTCCGTGTAATCTGCTGGCTCGTCAGGGCCAGATGCCAGAACGATTTCTGCTACAGATTCTCCGCGCATTGGTAAAGAACGACTTGCTCAAATCGATCCGAGGGGTCGATGGTGGATACATTCTGGCTAAGTCAGCCGATGAGATTACCCTGCTGGATGTCTACGAGGCATTTGATCGCCCGATCATTCCCAGTATTCCACCACTTCCTTCGTTAAGTGATCACGCGCGAAGCAAAATGTCGCAACGCATGAATAGCGTTGCCGGCATTGTGCAACGCGAGCTATCGCAAACAACGATCGCCGATTTGTTGGAACCTAAGACGGAAGATTCTGATCAAGAATGCTTGAATCAGGAGGCTCCGACCGCAAATCCATCAGTTACTGGGCCGCCGTCTTGCGACCACTAG
- a CDS encoding signal peptidase II: protein MSNSTNKAESSPYSAPQATEQGGEYPRSRIALFVLPAIVGLIADLWSKWFFFSQSDLRAGVIWWVLPDYAGVQLSLNEGALFGLGQGYVWLFAIFGIVAAAGLPVWLFRYGAACDFWITLALGFVMAGILGNLYDRVALHGETWFFDPARQSETAYAVRDWILLQWGPNYRWPNFNIADSLLVVGAGIVLLRAMFDQSMQQSDTKTSVATEKKN, encoded by the coding sequence ATGTCCAACTCGACAAACAAGGCGGAATCTTCTCCATACTCTGCTCCCCAAGCGACAGAGCAGGGGGGGGAGTACCCACGCTCAAGAATTGCACTGTTCGTTCTGCCTGCAATTGTTGGACTCATCGCCGATTTGTGGAGCAAGTGGTTTTTCTTTAGCCAGAGCGATCTACGCGCTGGTGTCATCTGGTGGGTACTGCCCGACTATGCTGGAGTTCAATTGAGCCTGAACGAAGGCGCTTTGTTCGGTCTTGGTCAGGGCTATGTGTGGCTGTTTGCAATATTCGGCATCGTCGCTGCAGCAGGATTACCTGTGTGGTTGTTCCGTTATGGTGCTGCGTGTGACTTTTGGATTACTCTGGCGCTTGGTTTCGTGATGGCCGGCATCCTTGGCAATCTTTACGACCGCGTCGCATTGCATGGTGAGACGTGGTTCTTCGACCCCGCACGCCAAAGTGAAACAGCTTACGCGGTGCGCGACTGGATACTTCTGCAGTGGGGCCCCAACTATCGCTGGCCCAACTTCAATATTGCAGATTCACTACTTGTTGTCGGGGCAGGAATTGTCCTCTTGCGCGCAATGTTTGATCAATCAATGCAACAGAGCGACACCAAGACTTCGGTAGCTACTGAAAAGAAGAACTAA
- a CDS encoding TraR/DksA family transcriptional regulator: MKKADMQVYKQRLLALRARLRGDVSAMADAALRKSGLEGDNSSMPIHMAELGSENYEQEFTLSLVATEEDTLQQIDAAISRVDQGTFGKCVECDGVIPKTRLNAIPFAPMCIKCAEKFES, translated from the coding sequence ATGAAGAAAGCCGACATGCAGGTTTACAAGCAACGCCTCCTTGCACTTCGTGCTCGCCTGCGTGGCGATGTTTCGGCGATGGCTGACGCTGCTCTGCGAAAATCTGGTCTGGAAGGCGATAACTCCTCGATGCCGATTCATATGGCTGAGCTTGGAAGTGAAAACTACGAGCAGGAGTTCACCCTCAGTCTGGTTGCTACGGAAGAAGATACGTTGCAACAGATCGACGCCGCGATCAGTCGTGTCGACCAAGGGACCTTCGGCAAGTGCGTGGAATGCGATGGCGTGATCCCAAAGACACGCCTGAATGCCATCCCGTTCGCTCCGATGTGTATCAAATGTGCCGAGAAGTTCGAATCGTAG
- the thrC gene encoding threonine synthase, whose protein sequence is MSTVATKTDLAYQQCIMPHCGETYDVGEVRTSCDKCGSLLDIVYQWDSLPVPKKLREFEAKWMRRNEPLCRSGVWRFHELLPFADPEKVVTIGEGQTPLMASEGVGSFVGMKPGQLFLEYEGMNPSGSFKDNGMTAAFTHAHTIGAKRAACASTGNTSASLALYCCVSKLMQAVIFIGSGKISYGKLSQALDYGALTIQIAGDFDDAMQRVREISSRLGIYLVNSVNPFRLEGQKTIMFRVLESLNWEVPDWIVVPGGNLGNSSSFAKAFHELKELGLVDRIPRLAIINAKGADTLYELVENRGLRWNQGKPNSEVMDTYYAELDAAHLRADTIASAIEINRPVNLFKCLRGLECMDGVVREVTDQQILDAKAQVGMSGLGCEPASAASVAGAKMLREEGIIDPSERVVCILTGHQLKDPTATVAYHTSDQKEFDRVLGSRGVSRAAFANRAVQVENDLDAIVRSIQLNS, encoded by the coding sequence GTGTCGACTGTCGCTACCAAGACCGACCTTGCCTATCAGCAGTGCATCATGCCTCATTGTGGCGAGACCTACGACGTGGGCGAGGTGCGCACTAGTTGCGACAAATGCGGCTCACTGCTCGATATCGTCTACCAGTGGGATTCGCTGCCGGTTCCCAAAAAGCTTCGTGAGTTCGAGGCAAAATGGATGCGACGGAACGAACCGCTCTGTCGTAGTGGCGTGTGGCGGTTTCACGAACTTTTGCCGTTTGCCGATCCCGAAAAGGTAGTCACCATCGGCGAAGGGCAAACCCCGCTGATGGCCTCCGAAGGAGTCGGCTCGTTTGTCGGCATGAAGCCTGGACAGTTGTTTCTTGAATACGAGGGTATGAACCCCTCGGGCAGCTTCAAAGACAATGGCATGACCGCCGCATTCACGCACGCCCACACCATTGGCGCTAAGCGGGCGGCTTGTGCTTCGACGGGCAACACGAGTGCGTCACTCGCCCTCTACTGCTGCGTTAGCAAGCTGATGCAGGCGGTAATCTTCATCGGCTCCGGCAAAATCAGTTACGGTAAATTGTCGCAAGCGCTCGACTACGGCGCCCTCACCATTCAGATTGCCGGCGACTTCGACGACGCCATGCAGCGAGTGCGCGAGATCAGCAGTCGGCTGGGAATCTATCTGGTCAACAGCGTGAATCCCTTCCGGCTCGAAGGCCAGAAGACCATCATGTTCCGGGTACTCGAGAGCCTGAACTGGGAAGTGCCCGATTGGATCGTCGTACCCGGTGGCAATCTTGGTAACAGCAGTTCGTTTGCCAAGGCGTTCCACGAACTCAAAGAGCTTGGCTTAGTCGATCGCATCCCGCGTCTGGCGATTATTAACGCTAAGGGAGCTGATACGCTCTACGAGTTGGTCGAAAATCGCGGGCTTCGCTGGAACCAAGGGAAGCCAAACTCGGAGGTGATGGATACCTACTACGCGGAACTCGACGCGGCTCACCTGCGAGCCGATACGATTGCCAGCGCAATCGAAATCAATCGCCCGGTGAATTTGTTCAAATGCCTGCGTGGATTGGAGTGCATGGATGGCGTGGTGCGAGAAGTCACCGACCAACAGATACTCGATGCCAAGGCCCAAGTCGGCATGAGTGGTTTGGGGTGCGAGCCCGCCAGTGCGGCCAGCGTGGCCGGAGCGAAAATGCTGCGGGAAGAAGGCATCATCGATCCCAGTGAACGCGTGGTATGCATTCTCACCGGGCATCAACTCAAAGATCCCACAGCGACGGTTGCTTATCATACGAGTGACCAGAAGGAATTCGACCGCGTGTTAGGCAGCCGCGGCGTAAGTCGTGCGGCCTTCGCTAACCGTGCGGTTCAGGTAGAAAACGATCTGGACGCGATCGTGCGATCCATTCAACTCAACAGCTAG
- the dapB gene encoding 4-hydroxy-tetrahydrodipicolinate reductase produces MTTKVAIHGAGGRMGHRLIALGTAADGIDVVAAIDSGKNPKCGQDAGTLAGVGDIGVPLSAEWPEAVDAVIDFSVPEATDALIAECVARGFPLVFATTGLSPQQEAAIAEASQTIPIVKAASMSTAVNLTMKLTEIAATALKDHPTGADVEILERHHRFKEDSPSGTALAFGKIVSQAMGQSNEQHGRSGRPGARPHDEIGYHAIRTGDNPGEHTIVFGLLGETIELRVAATNRDCYAQGAFQAAAWLKGKAAGLYNMQDVLGLNSIGA; encoded by the coding sequence ATGACAACAAAAGTAGCCATCCACGGAGCGGGTGGGCGGATGGGACATCGACTCATCGCCCTGGGTACAGCAGCCGACGGTATCGACGTGGTTGCCGCGATCGATTCGGGAAAGAACCCCAAGTGCGGCCAAGACGCCGGAACGCTGGCGGGCGTCGGCGACATTGGTGTTCCGCTTTCTGCCGAGTGGCCCGAGGCGGTTGATGCGGTGATCGACTTCTCGGTGCCCGAAGCGACCGACGCCCTGATCGCTGAGTGTGTTGCCCGAGGGTTTCCGTTGGTGTTTGCGACAACCGGACTCAGTCCGCAGCAGGAAGCAGCGATTGCCGAGGCCAGCCAGACGATTCCGATTGTCAAGGCGGCCAGCATGAGCACCGCGGTGAACCTGACCATGAAGCTCACGGAAATCGCTGCAACCGCGCTGAAGGATCATCCCACCGGGGCGGATGTCGAAATCTTGGAACGCCATCATCGTTTCAAAGAAGACTCGCCCAGCGGCACCGCCCTGGCGTTCGGGAAGATCGTATCGCAAGCGATGGGCCAATCGAACGAGCAGCATGGTCGCTCGGGCCGTCCAGGGGCGAGACCCCACGACGAGATTGGCTACCATGCGATCCGTACCGGCGACAATCCTGGCGAACACACCATCGTGTTCGGCTTGCTCGGCGAGACGATCGAATTGCGAGTTGCCGCGACGAATCGCGACTGCTACGCCCAGGGAGCCTTCCAGGCAGCCGCTTGGCTCAAGGGCAAAGCCGCCGGCCTGTACAATATGCAGGATGTGCTGGGACTCAACTCGATTGGTGCCTAA
- a CDS encoding MFS transporter — MNTDQPTEDNPYSAPQASDPAPSSPAAAEGTHSHANQPELLADRCFWGMAITQFMGAFNDNLFKQLLLLLATPTLVKNAVDTSGDRQAEATIVFAASFLIFSGVAGWLADRTSKRSLIIASKVAEVVVMVAGMVGFFYYNVIGFNGMLVVLFLMGVQSAFFGPPKYGILPEAIRARDLPRANGIFLMFTFIAIIFGMGLAGLLIQEGVPREQAAAGVWRGSGICVGIAVIGTLTSLMVWRVPAATPGTPLRMQDLFVPGDIVRLVLRNRQIMLALLVTSTFWMLGSVVQQGVNSLGKTQLGLNNTWTSVLAAMMAVGIPIGCVVGGLLSKNSINPRVVSTGAIGMVVCLILLAIPGGPKHHLLGFAGSIPVLVLLGFFTGMFVVPIQVSLQVLPPPEDKGRMIAVMNQCNFIGIILGGVIFMIVIKVLEAADWPRNLTFVVTALMMLPIALFYRPEERQLSDD, encoded by the coding sequence ATGAACACCGACCAGCCAACTGAAGATAATCCCTACTCAGCACCTCAGGCGAGCGACCCTGCGCCTTCGAGTCCCGCGGCCGCAGAGGGGACCCACTCACACGCTAACCAGCCCGAGTTGCTTGCCGATCGTTGTTTCTGGGGGATGGCAATCACTCAGTTCATGGGGGCATTCAACGACAATCTGTTCAAGCAGTTGTTGCTGTTGCTGGCCACTCCCACGCTGGTGAAGAATGCTGTCGACACTAGCGGCGATCGCCAGGCGGAAGCCACGATTGTGTTTGCGGCCTCGTTCCTTATTTTTTCAGGCGTCGCTGGCTGGCTTGCGGACCGCACGAGCAAACGATCGCTGATCATCGCTTCGAAGGTGGCCGAAGTCGTGGTGATGGTCGCCGGCATGGTTGGCTTTTTCTATTACAACGTGATCGGCTTCAATGGCATGCTCGTCGTGCTATTTCTGATGGGCGTGCAAAGTGCTTTTTTTGGACCACCGAAGTATGGCATTCTGCCCGAAGCGATACGGGCCCGGGATTTGCCTCGCGCAAATGGCATCTTTTTGATGTTTACGTTCATCGCCATCATCTTTGGGATGGGGCTCGCCGGATTGCTGATCCAAGAAGGAGTTCCCCGCGAGCAGGCGGCCGCCGGCGTCTGGCGAGGCTCTGGCATCTGCGTCGGCATTGCCGTGATCGGCACGCTCACCTCGCTAATGGTCTGGCGCGTCCCTGCTGCGACACCCGGCACTCCTTTAAGAATGCAAGACCTCTTCGTGCCTGGCGACATTGTTCGTTTGGTGCTGCGGAATCGTCAGATCATGCTCGCGCTGTTGGTGACCAGCACCTTCTGGATGCTAGGAAGCGTGGTGCAGCAAGGGGTGAATTCCCTGGGCAAGACACAGCTCGGGCTGAATAACACCTGGACCAGTGTGTTGGCCGCAATGATGGCTGTTGGTATTCCCATCGGGTGCGTCGTCGGCGGGCTGCTGTCGAAGAACAGCATTAACCCTCGCGTGGTCTCGACCGGGGCCATCGGGATGGTGGTTTGCTTGATCCTGCTCGCCATTCCCGGCGGACCTAAACATCACCTGCTGGGCTTTGCAGGCAGTATTCCAGTGTTGGTACTGCTAGGGTTCTTTACCGGCATGTTCGTCGTGCCGATTCAGGTATCGCTGCAGGTGCTGCCGCCGCCGGAAGATAAAGGGCGGATGATTGCAGTGATGAACCAATGCAATTTCATCGGCATCATCCTGGGTGGAGTGATCTTTATGATCGTCATCAAGGTGCTCGAAGCAGCCGACTGGCCACGTAACTTAACGTTTGTGGTGACCGCCTTGATGATGTTGCCGATTGCCCTGTTCTACCGACCAGAAGAGCGGCAACTTAGCGACGATTGA